One genomic segment of Occultella kanbiaonis includes these proteins:
- a CDS encoding ParA family protein translates to MSTEASDTRTERDFPVPQPLNGHGPARIIAMCNQKGGVGKTTTTINLGATLAEYGRKVLIVDFDPQGAASAGLGVAAHELDDTIYTELMAAKPDVHQVIRETGVPNLDLIPANIDLSAAEVQLVNEVAREQALGRVLRPITDDYDVILIDCQPSLGLLTVNALTAAHGVIIPLETEFFALRGVALLVETIDKVRDRLNPRLHTDGILATMYDARTLHSREVLARVREAFGDTVFDTVITRTVKFPDASVATEPITTYAPNHAGAYNYRKLARELISRGDVA, encoded by the coding sequence GTGAGTACCGAAGCCTCCGACACCAGGACCGAACGCGACTTCCCGGTGCCCCAACCGTTGAACGGTCACGGTCCGGCTCGGATCATCGCGATGTGCAACCAGAAGGGCGGCGTGGGCAAGACCACCACCACGATCAATCTGGGTGCAACGCTGGCCGAGTACGGCCGCAAGGTGCTCATCGTGGACTTCGACCCGCAGGGCGCGGCGTCCGCAGGACTCGGGGTCGCCGCCCACGAACTCGACGACACCATCTACACGGAGCTGATGGCGGCGAAGCCGGACGTGCACCAGGTGATCCGGGAGACCGGGGTGCCGAACCTGGACCTGATCCCCGCGAACATCGACCTGTCCGCGGCCGAGGTGCAGCTGGTCAACGAGGTGGCTCGCGAGCAGGCCCTCGGCCGGGTGCTGCGCCCGATCACCGACGACTACGACGTCATCCTGATCGACTGCCAGCCCTCGCTCGGACTGCTCACGGTGAACGCGCTGACCGCCGCGCACGGCGTGATCATCCCGCTCGAGACCGAGTTCTTCGCGCTGCGCGGGGTCGCGCTGCTGGTCGAGACGATCGACAAGGTGCGCGACCGGCTCAACCCGCGCCTGCACACCGACGGCATCCTGGCGACCATGTACGACGCCCGCACGCTGCACTCGCGGGAAGTGCTGGCCCGGGTGCGGGAGGCGTTCGGGGACACCGTGTTCGACACGGTGATCACCCGGACGGTGAAGTTCCCGGACGCGTCCGTGGCGACCGAGCCGATCACCACCTACGCCCCGAACCACGCCGGCGCGTACAACTACCGCAAGCTCGCCCGCGAACTCATCTCCCGTGGCGACGTCGCCTGA
- a CDS encoding segregation and condensation protein A: MATSPDDTLAGDAPSDEAVRRATFEVSLVNFSGPFDVLLSLIAKHKMDVTEVALAVVTDDFIAHIRAQEEWDLSQASEFLVIAATLLDLKAARLLPRGVVDDAEDLELLEARDLLFARLLQYRAFKEVAGHLDAEWVRMGRSYPRNVALEARFAALLPELVMQVGPAELAALAAAALAPKAPPPGVDLSHLHNPVVSVREQAAHIVDRLRRSGSLSFRALTDDADGTNVVVARFLALLELYRESAVAFDQADALGELTVRWTGADEGDVTVEDDYEDGPVVPQDEPDPTGAPDPTGEQEQG; encoded by the coding sequence GTGGCGACGTCGCCTGACGACACCCTCGCCGGCGACGCGCCCTCCGACGAGGCGGTGCGGCGGGCCACCTTCGAGGTGAGCCTGGTCAACTTCTCGGGCCCGTTCGACGTGCTGCTCTCGCTGATCGCGAAGCACAAGATGGACGTGACCGAGGTGGCCCTCGCCGTCGTCACCGACGACTTCATCGCGCACATCCGCGCGCAGGAGGAGTGGGACCTGTCCCAGGCGAGCGAGTTCCTCGTGATCGCCGCGACCCTGCTGGACCTGAAGGCGGCCCGGCTGCTGCCCCGGGGCGTGGTGGACGACGCCGAGGACCTGGAGCTGCTCGAGGCCCGCGACCTGCTGTTCGCGAGGCTCCTGCAGTACCGGGCGTTCAAGGAGGTCGCCGGGCACCTGGACGCCGAATGGGTCCGGATGGGCAGGTCCTACCCGCGCAACGTGGCCCTGGAGGCGCGGTTCGCGGCACTGCTGCCCGAGCTCGTCATGCAGGTGGGCCCTGCCGAGCTGGCCGCCCTGGCCGCGGCGGCGCTCGCCCCGAAGGCCCCGCCACCGGGCGTGGACCTCAGCCACCTGCACAACCCGGTCGTGAGCGTCCGGGAGCAGGCGGCCCACATCGTCGACCGGTTGCGCCGGTCGGGATCGCTGTCCTTCCGGGCCCTCACCGATGACGCCGACGGCACGAACGTGGTCGTGGCCCGGTTCCTCGCGCTGCTGGAGCTGTACCGGGAGAGCGCCGTCGCGTTCGACCAGGCCGACGCGCTGGGGGAGTTGACCGTGCGCTGGACCGGCGCCGACGAGGGGGACGTCACCGTCGAGGACGACTACGAGGACGGGCCCGTGGTGCCACAGGACGAGCCCGACCCGACCGGAGCGCCCGACCCGACCGGAGAGCAGGAGCAAGGATGA
- the scpB gene encoding SMC-Scp complex subunit ScpB codes for MTEFTTEPSVAPGAPTAAPTGVGQAGQDPPADEGSATEPAAPAAAGVLDAPGGLHAALEAILMVTETPIAAAQLATVLTVPEVEVAEALADLVADYTGGSRPRGFELREVAGGWRFYSAPAFAVAVDAFVLDGQTARLTQASLETLAVIAYRQPVARGRIAAIRGVNVDSVVRTLLTRGLIEEAGTDSESGAILYRTSSYFLERLGLRSLEDLPPLAPYLPDIDAFDDIDGATR; via the coding sequence ATGACCGAGTTCACCACGGAGCCGAGCGTGGCCCCCGGCGCGCCCACGGCGGCGCCCACCGGGGTGGGCCAAGCAGGGCAGGACCCGCCCGCGGACGAGGGCTCGGCAACGGAGCCCGCCGCGCCGGCCGCAGCCGGTGTCCTGGACGCCCCGGGCGGGCTGCACGCGGCGCTCGAGGCGATCCTCATGGTCACCGAGACCCCGATCGCGGCCGCCCAGCTGGCCACCGTCCTGACCGTCCCCGAGGTCGAGGTGGCCGAGGCGCTCGCGGACCTGGTCGCCGACTACACCGGCGGCTCCCGGCCACGCGGCTTCGAGCTGCGTGAGGTCGCCGGAGGGTGGCGGTTCTACTCCGCGCCGGCGTTCGCCGTTGCCGTGGACGCGTTCGTGCTGGACGGGCAGACGGCCCGGCTCACCCAGGCCTCGTTGGAGACCCTGGCCGTGATCGCGTACCGTCAGCCGGTGGCCCGCGGTCGGATCGCGGCCATCCGCGGTGTGAACGTGGACTCGGTGGTGCGGACCCTGCTCACCCGTGGTCTGATCGAGGAGGCGGGTACCGACTCCGAGAGCGGGGCGATCCTGTACCGGACCAGTTCCTACTTCCTCGAGCGGCTCGGGCTCCGCTCGCTGGAGGACCTCCCGCCACTCGCCCCCTACCTGCCCGATATCGACGCGTTCGACGACATTGACGGAGCAACCCGATGA
- a CDS encoding pseudouridine synthase, with protein sequence MTPRSQRPNNPPRDVHDPDGVRLQKVLAGAGLGSRRACEDIITAGRVTVDGVQVRELGVRVDPTTAVIHVDGDRVQLDDSVVTIALNKPFGVYSSMRDEQGRPDLAQFVADRTERMFHVGRLDAETEGLILLTNDGELAHRLTHPSYEVAKTYLAEVDGRVARGLGRQLMDGVELEDGPVKVDSFKVLETTPGASIVEVVLHEGRNHIVRRLFEEVGHPVVKLSRTQIGPIRLGHLKVGRTRVIEGRELGSLMSAVGM encoded by the coding sequence ATGACCCCCCGATCCCAGCGACCGAACAACCCGCCCAGAGACGTCCACGACCCCGACGGCGTCCGCCTCCAGAAGGTGCTCGCCGGCGCCGGCCTCGGCTCCCGCCGGGCCTGCGAGGACATCATCACCGCCGGCCGGGTCACCGTCGACGGTGTCCAGGTGCGCGAGCTCGGCGTCCGGGTGGACCCGACGACCGCCGTCATCCACGTGGACGGGGACCGCGTGCAGCTCGACGACAGCGTCGTCACCATCGCGCTGAACAAGCCCTTCGGTGTCTACTCGAGCATGCGCGACGAGCAGGGCCGCCCCGACCTCGCCCAGTTCGTGGCGGACCGCACCGAGCGGATGTTCCACGTCGGCCGCCTCGACGCCGAGACCGAGGGCCTGATCCTGCTCACGAACGACGGCGAGCTCGCGCACCGGCTCACCCACCCCTCCTACGAGGTCGCCAAGACCTACCTGGCCGAGGTCGACGGCCGGGTCGCTCGGGGCCTTGGCCGCCAGCTCATGGACGGCGTGGAACTCGAGGACGGCCCCGTGAAGGTCGACTCCTTCAAGGTGCTCGAGACCACCCCCGGTGCCTCCATCGTCGAGGTCGTGCTGCACGAGGGCCGCAACCACATCGTGCGGCGACTGTTCGAGGAGGTCGGCCACCCCGTGGTCAAGCTCTCCCGCACCCAGATCGGCCCGATCCGCCTCGGCCACCTCAAGGTCGGGCGAACCCGGGTCATCGAGGGACGCGAGCTCGGGTCCCTGATGTCCGCGGTCGGCATGTAG
- a CDS encoding DUF2332 domain-containing protein has translation METQAPDTAGLYRRFARLEARSSSPIYEALCLAIAESAPALAVLASLPRHKRQPNLLLGALRWFGVPVEEPTAALAFVEDRAEDLRCFMLSHATQTNEVARCAVMLPALALVPGPVALLELGASAGLCLLPDRWSYFWTRPDGSVARLGSGAPEQVGVGARVSGPAPLPTVMPDVVARLGLDANPIDAADPDQQRWLECLIWPEHTERAERLHAALAAAAADPPPIRTGLFPGDVPAAVDHLHGQAPGATVVVLHSAAVAYLDADARAELAGVLAGLDVRRLGLEGAQVTRDLGLAGVPDADGRFVLSLDDRVLGTADPHGRDLDWSEADGRYADLDRLPSRSHR, from the coding sequence GTGGAGACGCAGGCGCCGGACACCGCCGGCCTGTACCGCCGGTTCGCGCGGCTCGAGGCCCGCAGTTCCTCGCCCATCTACGAGGCACTCTGCCTCGCGATCGCCGAGTCGGCGCCGGCGCTCGCCGTGCTTGCGTCGCTGCCGCGCCACAAACGCCAGCCGAACCTGCTGCTCGGCGCACTGCGCTGGTTCGGGGTGCCCGTCGAGGAGCCGACGGCGGCCCTCGCCTTCGTCGAGGACCGCGCCGAGGACCTGCGCTGCTTCATGCTCTCCCACGCCACCCAGACGAACGAGGTGGCCCGCTGCGCGGTGATGCTGCCCGCCCTCGCGCTCGTGCCCGGCCCGGTGGCCCTGCTCGAGCTCGGGGCGAGCGCCGGGTTGTGCCTGCTCCCGGACCGCTGGTCCTACTTCTGGACCCGGCCCGACGGGAGCGTGGCGCGGCTCGGCTCCGGTGCACCCGAGCAGGTGGGCGTCGGCGCCCGGGTCAGCGGGCCGGCGCCGCTGCCGACCGTGATGCCGGACGTGGTCGCCCGCCTCGGCCTCGACGCGAACCCGATCGACGCCGCCGACCCGGACCAGCAGCGCTGGCTGGAGTGCCTGATCTGGCCGGAGCACACCGAACGGGCCGAACGGCTGCACGCTGCCCTGGCGGCGGCCGCCGCCGACCCACCCCCGATCCGGACCGGACTCTTCCCGGGCGACGTACCGGCCGCCGTCGACCACCTGCACGGGCAGGCACCCGGGGCGACGGTCGTGGTGCTGCACAGCGCCGCCGTCGCCTACCTGGACGCCGACGCACGCGCCGAGCTCGCCGGGGTGCTGGCCGGGCTGGACGTGCGCCGGCTCGGCCTGGAGGGCGCCCAGGTGACCCGTGACCTCGGCCTGGCAGGTGTCCCCGACGCCGACGGCCGCTTCGTGCTCAGCCTCGACGACCGCGTCCTTGGCACGGCGGATCCGCATGGCCGCGACCTGGACTGGTCCGAGGCCGACGGCCGGTACGCGGACCTGGACCGGCTGCCGAGCCGGTCGCACCGCTGA
- a CDS encoding prephenate dehydrogenase — protein MNAEPSNVAATHGPVRIVGAGLLGASIGLGLSAQGVPVTLSDASPTAQALARDVGAGAIARTEDAVPTLVVVAVPPDVAARVVAAELRAYPGAVVTDVASVKSVILAELAAMASLDLSRYVGSHPMAGRERSGAGAASADLFVGRPWVITTRAGLDPQALLAVRSLAVDLGAGPVQMTPAEHDDAVALVSHLPQLMASLTAGRLVEAPEAALGLAGQGLRDVTRIAASDPRLWSAILTGNAAAVGTHLRGVRDDLDGLLEALDRAAVDGPLALGAIAGMAGVISAGNDGAARIPGKHGGLRKRYSEVTVLVPDEPGELGRLFTEIGEIGVNIEDFQMEHATRQRVGMAIVSVIPASATTLEVALEERGWRVVAP, from the coding sequence GTGAACGCCGAGCCGAGCAACGTCGCTGCGACCCACGGTCCGGTCCGGATCGTCGGCGCTGGGCTGCTCGGTGCCAGCATCGGGCTCGGCCTGTCCGCGCAGGGGGTCCCGGTCACGCTCTCGGACGCTTCGCCGACGGCGCAGGCCCTGGCCCGGGATGTGGGTGCCGGCGCGATCGCACGGACCGAGGACGCGGTCCCCACGCTCGTCGTCGTGGCCGTGCCGCCCGACGTCGCCGCGCGGGTGGTGGCCGCCGAGCTGCGGGCGTACCCGGGCGCCGTCGTGACGGACGTCGCGAGCGTGAAGTCGGTCATCCTCGCCGAGCTCGCCGCGATGGCCTCCCTCGACCTGAGCCGCTACGTCGGGTCGCACCCGATGGCCGGCCGGGAGCGCTCCGGGGCCGGGGCGGCCTCCGCGGACCTGTTCGTCGGACGGCCCTGGGTGATCACCACCCGTGCGGGCCTGGACCCCCAGGCGCTGCTCGCCGTGCGGTCCCTGGCCGTGGACCTCGGCGCCGGCCCGGTGCAGATGACTCCGGCCGAGCACGACGACGCGGTGGCCCTGGTCTCCCACCTGCCGCAGCTGATGGCCTCCCTCACCGCCGGGCGGCTGGTCGAGGCACCGGAGGCGGCGCTCGGCCTGGCCGGCCAGGGCCTGCGCGACGTCACCCGGATCGCGGCGAGCGACCCGCGGCTGTGGTCGGCGATCCTGACCGGGAACGCCGCAGCCGTGGGTACGCACCTGCGTGGTGTCCGTGACGACCTGGACGGGCTGCTCGAGGCCCTGGACCGGGCCGCCGTCGACGGGCCGCTCGCACTCGGCGCGATCGCCGGCATGGCCGGCGTGATCTCCGCCGGCAACGACGGCGCCGCGCGGATCCCCGGCAAGCACGGCGGTCTGCGCAAGCGGTACAGCGAGGTCACGGTGCTGGTACCCGACGAGCCGGGTGAGCTCGGTCGGCTGTTCACCGAGATCGGCGAGATCGGCGTCAACATCGAGGACTTCCAGATGGAACATGCGACCAGGCAGAGAGTGGGGATGGCGATCGTGTCGGTGATCCCGGCGTCGGCTACGACGCTCGAGGTGGCGTTGGAGGAGCGGGGCTGGCGCGTGGTGGCGCCGTGA
- the cmk gene encoding (d)CMP kinase, whose amino-acid sequence MTALVVAIDGPSGTGKSTISRRIAAEFGLAYLDTGAMYRAAAWWCVREGIDLADTAAVAAQVRELPLQIGTDPREPSFAVGGEDVSIVIRSTEISTMVSAVATNLDVRAQLQDRQRAAIAAEQRPDGFSGGRGIVAEGRDITTVVAPDAQVRILLLADEAARLARRAKELHGTTDSAALEATRDQVVRRDADDSTVSNFTTAADGVLTVDTSTMTLEESVDTVRGIVTRALATIEEEAR is encoded by the coding sequence GTGACGGCGCTGGTGGTGGCGATCGACGGACCGTCCGGCACCGGCAAGTCCACGATCAGCCGGCGGATCGCCGCCGAGTTCGGCCTCGCCTACCTCGACACCGGCGCCATGTACCGGGCCGCCGCGTGGTGGTGCGTGCGCGAGGGCATCGACCTGGCCGACACCGCGGCCGTCGCCGCGCAGGTGCGTGAGCTACCCCTGCAGATCGGTACGGACCCGCGCGAGCCGAGCTTCGCCGTCGGCGGCGAGGACGTGAGCATCGTGATCCGCAGCACCGAGATCTCCACGATGGTCAGCGCGGTCGCCACGAACCTGGACGTGCGCGCGCAGCTGCAGGACCGCCAGCGTGCCGCGATCGCCGCCGAGCAGCGCCCGGACGGGTTCTCCGGCGGCCGCGGCATCGTCGCCGAGGGACGGGACATCACCACGGTGGTTGCCCCGGACGCGCAGGTGCGGATCCTGCTCCTCGCCGACGAGGCGGCCCGGCTCGCCCGCCGCGCCAAGGAACTGCACGGCACCACGGACTCGGCCGCACTTGAGGCCACCCGGGACCAGGTGGTGCGCCGCGACGCGGACGACTCCACCGTCTCCAACTTCACCACCGCTGCGGACGGTGTCCTGACCGTGGACACCTCCACGATGACCCTTGAGGAGTCCGTGGACACCGTGCGTGGCATCGTCACCCGGGCACTGGCCACGATCGAGGAGGAGGCCCGATGA
- a CDS encoding lysophospholipid acyltransferase family protein yields MTEPKDAGAARSAKPAGSPGQIVTPDDIRRWGPVWSRRVGWMLAHVFWNTTVIGAEHIPRTGRLLIAANHTGVIDGPLLHGVIPRSSHIIIKEEMFSGIIGFLMRGAGQIPVDRKNGRAALQTALALLKEDRLVGVFPEGTRGRGDVKETKAGIAWLAVHSGAPVVPAAILGSRPTGKKPGHIPFFRTRLHVVFGEPFVAADPATGKGRKAVAEAMETIQTRMSEHVHAASELTGVELPGSTEI; encoded by the coding sequence ATGACGGAGCCGAAGGACGCCGGCGCCGCCAGGTCCGCGAAGCCGGCCGGTTCGCCCGGTCAGATCGTCACCCCGGACGACATCCGGCGCTGGGGCCCGGTGTGGTCGCGCCGAGTGGGCTGGATGCTCGCCCACGTGTTCTGGAACACGACGGTCATCGGGGCCGAGCACATCCCGCGGACCGGGCGGCTGCTGATCGCGGCGAACCACACCGGCGTCATCGACGGGCCGCTGCTGCACGGCGTCATCCCGCGCAGCTCGCACATCATCATCAAGGAGGAGATGTTCTCCGGGATCATCGGCTTCCTGATGCGCGGCGCGGGTCAGATCCCGGTGGACCGCAAGAACGGCCGGGCCGCCCTGCAGACGGCGCTCGCGCTGCTCAAGGAGGACCGGCTCGTCGGGGTGTTCCCCGAGGGCACCCGCGGGCGCGGTGACGTCAAGGAGACCAAGGCCGGGATCGCCTGGCTGGCGGTGCACTCGGGTGCCCCGGTCGTGCCGGCGGCGATCCTTGGCAGCCGGCCCACCGGCAAGAAGCCCGGGCACATCCCGTTCTTCCGGACCCGGTTGCACGTGGTGTTCGGGGAGCCGTTCGTCGCGGCCGACCCGGCCACCGGGAAGGGCCGCAAGGCCGTGGCCGAGGCGATGGAGACCATTCAGACCCGGATGAGCGAGCACGTCCACGCGGCGTCGGAGCTGACCGGCGTGGAACTGCCGGGGAGCACCGAGATCTGA
- a CDS encoding DUF7218 family protein — MPGRKSPGPSVKDPELYEKLRDEGNSKEKSARIANEAASSSRSTVGKRGGRAEDYEDRTVPELRERAKEIGIGGRSRMRKSELIDALRNH, encoded by the coding sequence ATGCCTGGCAGGAAGAGTCCCGGACCGAGCGTGAAGGACCCCGAGCTCTACGAGAAGCTGCGTGACGAGGGCAACTCGAAGGAGAAGTCCGCCCGGATCGCGAACGAGGCGGCATCCTCGTCCCGGTCCACGGTGGGCAAGCGCGGCGGCAGGGCCGAGGACTACGAGGACCGGACCGTCCCCGAGCTGCGTGAGCGCGCGAAGGAGATCGGAATCGGGGGCCGCTCGAGGATGAGGAAGTCCGAGCTCATCGACGCCCTGCGCAACCACTGA